In a genomic window of Stakelama saccharophila:
- a CDS encoding WalW protein, translating to MRGTATPARTAGEISPPAKAEFLRWPEAFGSRFCLFIDTEEEFDWSRPFDRNARETTAVAALPDAHRRLRDGGAAPAYLVDHPIATARQAIDAIGPLVEAGASVGAQLHPWVNPPFQETVDHHNSYPGNLRPALEMAKLDLLSEAITTNFGRRPRIYRAGRYGIGPETLAGLAHRGYRIDSSMRARYDYRAAGGPGFARIGNRAFRRDGIVELPLTTIFTGMLRALGPALYPMLGPVPKGRGAFARARLLSRVALTPEDMPLAEATEAIRIAAGEGIRLLNFSFHSPSLVPGFTPYVRDPADLARFHGWWDGVLAELARLGYRSTNEAELIEAIDAAG from the coding sequence ATGCGGGGGACGGCAACGCCCGCGCGAACGGCAGGCGAGATTTCGCCGCCGGCCAAGGCCGAGTTCCTGCGATGGCCGGAAGCATTCGGCAGCCGCTTCTGCCTGTTCATCGACACCGAAGAGGAATTCGACTGGTCCCGCCCTTTCGACCGGAACGCGCGGGAAACCACCGCCGTCGCGGCGTTGCCGGATGCGCACCGCCGATTGCGCGACGGCGGCGCGGCCCCGGCCTATCTGGTCGATCACCCGATTGCGACCGCGCGGCAGGCGATCGACGCGATCGGACCGCTTGTCGAGGCCGGGGCTTCGGTAGGGGCGCAGCTTCACCCCTGGGTGAACCCGCCGTTCCAGGAAACCGTCGATCACCACAACAGCTATCCCGGCAATCTTCGCCCGGCGCTGGAGATGGCGAAGCTGGATTTGCTGAGCGAGGCGATCACGACGAATTTCGGTCGGCGGCCGCGCATCTATCGCGCCGGACGCTATGGCATCGGTCCTGAGACGCTGGCGGGGCTGGCGCATCGCGGCTACCGCATCGACAGCTCGATGCGCGCACGATACGATTATCGCGCCGCCGGCGGGCCGGGCTTTGCACGGATCGGCAACCGTGCGTTCCGGCGGGACGGCATCGTCGAACTGCCGCTTACGACGATTTTCACAGGGATGCTGCGTGCGCTGGGGCCGGCGCTCTATCCGATGCTGGGACCGGTGCCGAAGGGCAGGGGCGCCTTCGCGCGCGCCCGCTTGTTGTCGCGCGTGGCGCTGACGCCGGAGGACATGCCGCTGGCCGAGGCGACCGAAGCCATCCGCATTGCCGCGGGCGAGGGCATCCGCCTCTTGAATTTCAGCTTCCATTCGCCGTCGCTCGTTCCGGGTTTCACGCCCTATGTGCGCGACCCGGCCGATCTGGCGCGCTTCCATGGCTGGTGGGACGGGGTGCTCGCCGAACTCGCGCGGCTCGGCTATCGCTCGACAAATGAGGCGGAACTGATCGAAGCGATCGACGCGGCGGGTTGA
- the metE gene encoding 5-methyltetrahydropteroyltriglutamate--homocysteine S-methyltransferase has protein sequence MTVTTATLGFPRIGPRRELKFALEKFWSGKSDETELLGAAAGLRTASWARQNALGVDWLPSGDFSLYDHMLDMSAMLGAIPDRYGVPHGTADLSTYFAMARGTGGADSVTACEMTKWFDTNYHYIVPELHAGQHLALGRLGVVDAYREAKAQGFETRPVIVGPITWLSLAKGHGIDPFDYLEEVLGLYRVILGHLGQAGAEWVQIDEPILVTDLDDRQRSALTRAYAKLARSGPKLMLTTYFGGLGDNLSFAASLPVSGLHIDCVRAPEQLDRLVRIAPKSLLLSLGVIDGRNVWRADLAALLDRLEPIAALRDIVVAPSCSLLHVPVDLDLEQKLDDEVKQWLAFAAQKVAELTTLKTALNEGRDAVAKDLAASTEASVSRKRSQRIHDSAVAARVHQATPDMRQRKSGHDERTRAQAEALNLPLFPTTTIGSFPQTREVRKARASYNRGEMDAAGYDAFLRAETERAIRWQEEVGLDMLVHGEFERNDMVQYFGEKLSGFAFTTGGWVQSYGSRCVRPPILFGDVSRPEPMTVDWWHYAQGLTDRPVKGMLTGPVTILNWSFVRDDQPREDSCRQIALAIRDEVRDLEAAGCKAIQIDEAALREGLPLRRDAWRHYLDWAVDCFRLAASGVEDRTQIHTHMCYSEFNDILADIGAMDADVISIETARSQMELLEGFARYEYPAAIGPGVYDIHTPRVPGEDEMVHLIRLAQRHLRPEQLWVNPDCGLKTRRWEEVRPSIDAMVAAARTLRAEGTARV, from the coding sequence ATGACCGTCACCACCGCCACCCTCGGCTTTCCACGCATCGGGCCGCGCCGCGAGCTGAAATTCGCACTCGAAAAATTCTGGTCGGGAAAATCGGACGAGACAGAATTGCTCGGGGCCGCAGCCGGCCTCAGAACCGCGTCCTGGGCGCGACAGAATGCACTCGGCGTCGACTGGCTGCCGTCGGGCGATTTCTCGCTGTACGACCATATGCTCGACATGAGCGCGATGCTTGGCGCGATTCCCGATCGCTACGGCGTCCCGCACGGCACCGCCGACCTTTCGACCTATTTCGCGATGGCGCGCGGCACCGGCGGCGCGGACAGCGTCACCGCCTGCGAAATGACCAAGTGGTTCGATACCAACTACCACTATATCGTTCCCGAACTCCATGCCGGACAGCATCTTGCGCTCGGCCGGCTGGGCGTTGTCGATGCCTATCGCGAGGCGAAGGCACAGGGGTTCGAAACCCGGCCCGTCATCGTCGGTCCGATCACCTGGCTCAGCCTGGCCAAGGGGCATGGCATCGACCCGTTCGATTATCTCGAGGAGGTGCTCGGTCTTTATCGCGTGATCCTCGGTCATCTTGGGCAGGCCGGCGCCGAATGGGTGCAGATCGACGAGCCGATCCTCGTCACCGACCTCGACGACCGCCAGCGCAGCGCCCTCACCCGCGCCTATGCCAAGCTTGCGCGCTCGGGGCCGAAACTGATGCTGACCACCTATTTCGGCGGATTGGGCGACAATCTGTCCTTCGCCGCGTCGCTGCCGGTGTCGGGGCTGCACATCGATTGCGTCCGCGCGCCCGAACAGCTCGACCGGCTGGTCAGGATCGCGCCCAAGTCACTGCTGCTCTCGCTCGGCGTGATCGACGGCCGCAATGTCTGGCGCGCGGATCTCGCGGCGCTGCTCGACCGGCTGGAACCGATCGCGGCGTTGCGGGACATCGTTGTCGCGCCGTCCTGTTCGCTGCTCCACGTGCCGGTCGATCTCGACCTGGAGCAAAAGCTCGATGACGAGGTGAAACAGTGGCTCGCCTTTGCCGCGCAGAAGGTCGCCGAACTGACCACGCTCAAGACCGCGCTCAACGAAGGCCGCGATGCGGTGGCGAAAGACCTTGCCGCGTCGACCGAGGCATCGGTCTCGCGCAAGCGGTCGCAGCGCATCCACGACAGCGCGGTCGCAGCCCGCGTCCACCAGGCAACGCCCGACATGCGCCAGCGCAAGTCCGGGCATGACGAACGTACGCGCGCGCAGGCCGAGGCGCTCAACCTGCCGCTCTTTCCAACGACGACGATCGGCTCCTTCCCGCAGACGCGTGAGGTGCGCAAGGCACGCGCTTCATACAACCGGGGCGAAATGGATGCTGCCGGCTATGACGCCTTCCTGCGCGCCGAAACCGAACGCGCGATCCGCTGGCAGGAGGAGGTCGGGCTCGACATGCTCGTCCATGGCGAGTTCGAGCGCAACGACATGGTCCAGTATTTCGGCGAGAAGCTGTCGGGTTTCGCCTTCACCACGGGCGGTTGGGTACAATCCTACGGTTCGCGTTGCGTGCGCCCGCCGATCCTGTTCGGCGACGTCTCGCGGCCAGAGCCGATGACGGTGGACTGGTGGCATTATGCCCAGGGCCTGACGGACAGGCCGGTGAAGGGAATGCTCACCGGTCCCGTCACGATCCTCAACTGGAGCTTCGTGCGCGACGATCAGCCGCGCGAGGACAGTTGCCGCCAGATCGCGCTCGCCATCCGCGACGAGGTGCGGGATCTGGAAGCCGCCGGTTGCAAGGCGATCCAGATCGACGAGGCGGCGCTTCGTGAGGGCCTGCCGCTCAGGCGCGATGCGTGGCGGCATTATCTCGACTGGGCGGTCGACTGTTTCCGACTCGCCGCTTCGGGGGTCGAGGACCGGACGCAGATTCACACGCATATGTGCTATTCGGAATTCAACGACATTCTCGCCGATATCGGCGCGATGGATGCCGATGTGATCTCGATCGAAACGGCGCGGTCGCAGATGGAGTTGCTCGAAGGCTTCGCCCGCTACGAATATCCGGCGGCGATCGGGCCGGGTGTCTATGACATCCATACGCCGCGTGTGCCCGGTGAGGACGAGATGGTTCACCTGATCCGCCTCGCGCAGCGCCATCTGCGGCCCGAGCAGCTCTGGGTAAATCCCGATTGCGGACTCAAGACGCGCAGATGGGAGGAGGTACGCCCGTCGATCGATGCGATGGTCGCGGCGGCGCGTACCCTGCGGGCCGAAGGGACGGCACGGGTCTGA
- a CDS encoding tetratricopeptide repeat-containing sulfotransferase family protein, giving the protein MAEETEKAQALDAARQALRAGRHADALAGAEAVLGRAPDDVDTLYVAAVAARFAGRQKDARAFQDRLLTIAPDYGRAWQERGHLARDTGDSDAAIAAYRRACRYNPALHASWKWQADLLAARGRHGEAAAARAQADRLSSLPRDLVAVTNMIHEGRVLKAEALCRRFLQAHPHHVEAMRLLADIGSRLGVLDDADFLLESAVAFEPDNVQLRLDWIRLLRKRQKFAAALAQAEALYERDPDNPLFQSQLAIEAMQTGDYERAFALFDRVLAKLPNDPATLTSRGHALKTRGEHDAAVASYRAATAAIPGHGDAWYSLANLKTYRFTDAEIAQMHDQVGRADLGFMDRVNLSFALGKAHEDRREYDESFRFYAQGNDLKRRQSRYDADAMSAELALQREFCTPDLFAAKAGMGDPAPDPIFVLGLPRAGSTLIEQILASHSQVDGTMELPDILSLAHRLRGRMKGGGQGHYPANLAGLSAEQLREMGEQFIENTRIHRGGAPFFIDKMPNNFRHIGLIHLILPNAKIIDARRAPMDCCFSGFKQLFAEGQEFTYGLYEIGRYYRDYVALMDHWDRVLPGRVLRVVHEDVLDDLEGQVRRMLDFVGLPFERACLEFHKTDRAVRTASSEQVRRPINKSGVGSWKPFEPWLDPLKKALGPLAP; this is encoded by the coding sequence ATGGCTGAGGAAACGGAAAAGGCTCAGGCGCTGGACGCCGCGCGCCAGGCCCTGCGCGCCGGCCGCCACGCCGATGCGCTGGCGGGTGCCGAGGCGGTGCTCGGTCGGGCGCCGGACGATGTCGACACGCTCTATGTCGCAGCCGTCGCGGCGCGCTTCGCGGGCCGGCAGAAGGATGCGCGCGCATTTCAGGACCGGCTGCTGACGATCGCGCCCGATTATGGGCGGGCCTGGCAGGAGCGCGGGCATCTCGCGCGCGATACCGGCGACAGCGACGCCGCCATCGCCGCCTATCGCCGCGCCTGCCGCTATAATCCGGCGCTGCACGCGAGTTGGAAGTGGCAGGCCGACCTGCTCGCCGCGCGCGGGCGGCACGGCGAAGCAGCGGCCGCGCGGGCACAGGCCGACAGGCTTTCATCGCTGCCGCGCGATCTGGTCGCCGTCACCAACATGATCCACGAAGGTCGCGTGCTGAAGGCCGAAGCCTTGTGCCGACGGTTCCTCCAGGCCCATCCCCATCATGTCGAGGCGATGCGCCTGCTCGCCGACATCGGCAGCCGGCTGGGTGTGCTCGACGATGCCGATTTCCTGCTGGAAAGCGCGGTCGCGTTCGAACCCGACAATGTCCAGCTTCGCCTCGACTGGATCCGGCTTCTCAGGAAACGGCAAAAATTCGCCGCTGCACTCGCCCAGGCGGAAGCGCTGTACGAGCGCGATCCCGACAACCCGCTGTTCCAGTCGCAACTCGCGATCGAGGCGATGCAGACCGGCGATTATGAGCGCGCCTTCGCCCTATTCGACCGGGTGCTGGCGAAGCTTCCGAACGACCCGGCCACGCTGACTTCCAGGGGCCATGCGCTCAAGACGCGCGGAGAGCATGACGCGGCGGTCGCCTCGTACCGCGCCGCAACGGCGGCGATACCGGGACATGGTGACGCCTGGTATTCGCTGGCCAATCTCAAGACCTATCGCTTCACCGATGCCGAGATCGCGCAGATGCACGATCAGGTCGGTCGCGCCGATCTGGGCTTCATGGACCGCGTGAACCTGTCCTTCGCGCTGGGCAAGGCACATGAAGACCGGCGCGAATATGACGAATCCTTCCGCTTCTATGCGCAGGGCAACGATCTGAAACGCCGCCAATCGCGCTATGACGCCGATGCCATGTCGGCGGAGCTGGCGCTGCAGCGCGAATTCTGCACGCCGGACCTGTTCGCAGCAAAGGCGGGCATGGGCGATCCCGCCCCCGATCCGATCTTCGTGCTCGGGCTGCCGCGGGCCGGGTCGACGCTGATCGAGCAGATCCTCGCCTCGCACAGCCAGGTCGATGGCACGATGGAGCTGCCCGACATCCTGTCGCTGGCGCACCGGCTGCGCGGGCGGATGAAGGGCGGCGGACAGGGCCACTATCCCGCCAATCTAGCCGGACTGTCGGCCGAACAGCTTCGCGAAATGGGCGAACAGTTCATCGAGAACACCCGCATCCACCGCGGCGGCGCGCCCTTCTTCATCGACAAGATGCCGAACAATTTCCGGCATATCGGTCTCATCCACCTGATCCTGCCCAATGCGAAGATCATCGACGCCAGGCGGGCGCCGATGGATTGCTGTTTTTCCGGGTTCAAGCAGTTGTTCGCGGAAGGCCAGGAATTCACCTACGGCCTGTACGAAATCGGCCGGTATTACCGCGACTATGTCGCGCTGATGGACCATTGGGACCGGGTCCTGCCGGGCAGGGTTCTCCGCGTCGTCCATGAGGACGTATTGGACGATCTGGAAGGCCAGGTGCGGCGGATGCTCGATTTCGTCGGGCTTCCCTTCGAGCGGGCCTGCCTGGAATTCCATAAGACCGACCGCGCCGTCAGGACCGCCAGTTCCGAACAGGTGCGCCGGCCGATCAACAAGAGCGGCGTGGGAAGCTGGAAACCGTTCGAGCCGTGGCTGGATCCGCTGAAGAAGGCGCTGGGCCCGCTGGCGCCGTAA
- a CDS encoding TonB-dependent receptor: protein MNRLTTTVSATALLAAIATPAAAQTSNDAQQGDQQAGTARQPAAQQRTGGIQEITVTATKRSENLQDVPVAVQALGGEELGQLGVSNFQDYLTQLPNVTAGGGGPGQNTIYIRGLASTTPNLTTAGVAGLAPNVAVYLDEQPLTQPGRNLDVYAADLDRIEVLSGPQGTLFGASSQAGVVRLITNKPVNSFEAYAKGETSFTKGGDESYKAEFMLNVPVTDKLAVRGVVYLDHQGGYIDNVHGTRTLRDSARFRPAGTERYNGVPVSDVRAGFQSDPDSLAYIDNDVNFLAADNARLVEDDFNTAQYSGFRASARYEFNSDWRVTVAHTRQGLDTDGVFFADPELGLDDPSIQRYSDDYMKDDFSNTAWTVEGRLAALDLVYTGAYTDRETHQNVGYSDYLFVGQYIPYYMCDTAVTYPGYVAPGDQPANPTCYEPDLAVTSDTDTSVFTQEFRFNTPEEERIRFTGGGFYSNTVLKERNDYYYADDRAVGLDGETPGFSDIYPFTNTEVTGTTGNAYPGYYSDPGPLPTDVGFRNDVKRTDEQFGLFGEASFDIIPDTLTITGGARYYNVSVDLEGAATSAFCKRNSPVFGANVGVPVDEQTNIPGCGGTNLSQKYGPDNPDGNPDKAKTEGVIFKGTLTYTPTSDLLFYATYSEGFRPGLLNRPGGANGPGDYVVPYALDTDNVQNYEIGWKTSLFDRQVRLNGSAFYVDVSDLQTTIFDPSITNLFFSDNAADAEIKGVEGDFAYAPYAVPGLTLAGAFSFLDTKITKVLTPTNDVKKGEPLAFAPEFQGNLRIRYEWDLGDTGLRAHVMPQVKHSASKYTDIIEINKLKLHSYTTFSLTAGVEKDHWSAELFGENLSDERAEISGNFYFDRPRVTINRPLTVGIRVGYTY from the coding sequence ATGAATCGACTTACCACGACCGTATCCGCAACCGCGCTGCTGGCCGCGATCGCCACGCCAGCGGCCGCACAGACCAGCAACGACGCGCAGCAAGGCGACCAGCAGGCGGGCACCGCCCGTCAGCCGGCGGCTCAGCAGCGTACCGGCGGCATCCAGGAAATCACCGTCACCGCGACGAAGCGCAGTGAAAACCTGCAGGACGTGCCGGTCGCGGTGCAGGCGCTGGGCGGGGAGGAACTCGGTCAGCTCGGCGTTTCCAATTTCCAGGATTACCTGACCCAGCTTCCCAACGTGACCGCCGGCGGCGGCGGACCGGGGCAGAACACCATCTATATCCGTGGGCTCGCCTCGACCACGCCGAACCTGACGACCGCCGGCGTCGCGGGCCTGGCGCCCAACGTCGCGGTATATCTCGACGAGCAGCCGCTGACCCAGCCGGGCCGCAATCTTGACGTCTATGCCGCCGATCTCGACCGGATCGAGGTGCTTTCGGGGCCGCAGGGCACATTGTTCGGCGCCAGCTCGCAGGCCGGCGTGGTGCGCCTGATCACCAATAAGCCGGTCAACAGCTTCGAGGCTTATGCGAAGGGCGAGACGTCCTTCACCAAGGGTGGCGACGAAAGCTACAAGGCGGAGTTCATGCTGAACGTGCCCGTCACCGACAAGCTGGCGGTGCGCGGCGTGGTCTATCTCGACCATCAGGGCGGCTATATCGACAATGTGCACGGCACCCGCACCCTGCGCGACAGCGCGCGGTTCCGCCCGGCCGGCACGGAACGCTATAACGGCGTGCCGGTAAGCGACGTTCGTGCCGGATTCCAGTCCGATCCGGATTCGCTCGCCTATATCGACAACGACGTGAACTTCCTGGCGGCGGACAATGCGCGGCTTGTCGAGGACGATTTCAACACCGCACAATATTCGGGCTTTCGCGCGTCCGCGCGCTACGAATTCAATTCCGACTGGCGCGTGACCGTGGCCCATACCCGTCAGGGGCTGGACACCGACGGCGTTTTCTTCGCCGACCCCGAACTCGGCCTGGATGACCCGTCGATCCAGCGCTATTCGGACGATTACATGAAGGACGACTTCTCGAACACGGCCTGGACGGTCGAGGGTCGCCTGGCCGCGCTCGATCTGGTTTACACCGGCGCTTATACGGATCGCGAAACGCATCAGAATGTCGGCTATTCCGACTATCTGTTCGTGGGCCAGTACATTCCCTATTATATGTGCGACACGGCCGTCACCTATCCCGGCTATGTCGCGCCGGGCGATCAGCCGGCCAACCCGACGTGCTACGAGCCGGACCTTGCCGTAACGTCGGACACCGATACCAGCGTGTTCACGCAGGAATTCCGCTTCAACACGCCGGAAGAGGAGCGTATCCGCTTCACCGGCGGCGGCTTCTATTCGAACACCGTTCTGAAGGAGCGCAACGACTATTATTACGCCGATGACCGGGCGGTCGGCCTGGACGGCGAGACGCCGGGCTTTTCCGACATCTATCCGTTCACCAATACCGAGGTGACGGGCACGACCGGAAATGCCTATCCCGGCTATTACAGCGATCCCGGCCCGCTTCCCACCGATGTAGGTTTCCGCAACGACGTCAAGCGCACCGACGAGCAGTTCGGCCTGTTCGGGGAAGCGTCGTTCGACATCATTCCCGACACGCTGACCATTACCGGCGGCGCGCGTTACTATAACGTCTCCGTCGATCTGGAAGGTGCGGCCACGTCGGCCTTCTGCAAACGCAACTCGCCCGTATTCGGCGCCAATGTCGGCGTGCCAGTGGACGAGCAGACCAACATTCCGGGCTGCGGCGGCACCAATCTTTCGCAGAAATACGGGCCCGACAATCCCGACGGCAACCCCGACAAGGCGAAGACCGAGGGCGTGATCTTCAAGGGTACGCTGACCTATACGCCGACCAGCGATCTGCTGTTCTACGCCACCTATTCGGAAGGGTTCCGGCCCGGCCTGCTCAACCGTCCGGGCGGCGCGAACGGCCCCGGCGACTATGTCGTGCCGTATGCGCTCGACACCGACAATGTGCAGAATTACGAGATCGGCTGGAAGACGAGCCTGTTCGACCGGCAGGTGCGCCTGAACGGCAGCGCATTCTATGTCGATGTCTCCGACCTGCAGACGACGATCTTCGATCCCAGCATCACCAACCTGTTCTTCTCGGACAATGCGGCCGATGCGGAGATCAAGGGCGTCGAGGGGGATTTCGCCTATGCCCCCTATGCGGTGCCGGGCCTGACCCTGGCGGGTGCCTTCTCGTTCCTCGATACCAAGATCACCAAGGTGCTGACCCCGACCAACGATGTGAAGAAGGGCGAGCCGCTCGCCTTCGCACCGGAATTCCAGGGCAATCTGCGGATTCGCTACGAATGGGATCTGGGCGATACCGGCCTGCGCGCGCACGTCATGCCGCAGGTGAAGCATTCGGCGTCGAAATACACCGACATCATCGAGATCAACAAACTGAAGCTCCACAGCTACACTACGTTCAGCCTGACCGCCGGCGTCGAGAAGGACCATTGGTCTGCCGAGCTGTTCGGGGAAAATCTCAGCGACGAACGCGCCGAGATCTCGGGCAATTTCTACTTCGATCGCCCGCGCGTGACCATCAACCGTCCGCTGACGGTCGGTATCCGCGTCGGATACACCTACTAA
- a CDS encoding HlyD family secretion protein yields MSAEDDRDNENRDAQPDSGRDDESSEQKPDKPPIYKRPLFWIIGGAIIAVVIVGAILYYLHSRKYESTDNAFVDAHILRLQPQISGRLTWVADADNRHVKAGQLLAKIEPTTPLAKLQQARAGLAEADAAVKRAQGSLVAARAQVEQARANAAAPRAEAANAARDLARYRDLEAIDDNAVAATQLDAARAQARSTAAQAEAAQQQIATARAQVVVAERALDAARAQRKAAQAQVTQARDTVSDLTVSAPIAGQVVNRSVTTGSTVSPQTQLMAIVPDHVWITANFKETQITEMKRGDPVDIKVDAFPELHFHGHVDSIQRGAGQAFALLPPQNATGNFVKVVQRVPVRIEFDREAGGADWRKYPIGPGMSAVPTVKVR; encoded by the coding sequence ATGAGCGCCGAGGACGATCGGGACAACGAAAACCGGGATGCGCAGCCGGATTCGGGCCGCGACGATGAGTCTTCGGAGCAGAAGCCGGACAAGCCGCCGATCTACAAGCGGCCGTTATTCTGGATCATCGGCGGTGCGATCATCGCGGTCGTGATCGTCGGTGCCATTCTCTATTATCTTCACTCGCGCAAATACGAGTCCACCGACAACGCGTTCGTCGATGCCCATATCCTTCGCCTGCAGCCGCAGATATCGGGGCGGCTGACCTGGGTCGCGGATGCCGACAACCGGCACGTGAAGGCGGGCCAACTGCTCGCGAAGATCGAGCCGACCACGCCGCTGGCGAAGTTGCAACAGGCCAGGGCGGGTCTTGCCGAGGCGGACGCCGCGGTGAAACGGGCGCAGGGTAGCCTCGTCGCCGCCCGCGCCCAGGTTGAACAGGCCCGCGCCAACGCGGCCGCCCCACGAGCCGAAGCGGCCAATGCGGCGCGCGATCTCGCCCGCTATCGGGATCTGGAGGCCATAGACGACAATGCGGTGGCCGCGACCCAGCTCGATGCGGCCAGGGCGCAGGCGCGCTCGACGGCTGCACAGGCCGAAGCCGCACAGCAGCAGATCGCAACGGCCAGGGCTCAGGTGGTCGTGGCGGAGCGCGCGCTAGACGCGGCCCGCGCGCAGCGAAAGGCGGCCCAGGCCCAGGTGACCCAGGCCCGGGACACCGTCAGCGACCTGACGGTATCCGCGCCGATTGCCGGGCAGGTCGTCAATCGGTCGGTTACGACGGGCAGCACCGTGTCACCGCAAACCCAGCTCATGGCGATCGTGCCCGATCACGTCTGGATTACCGCCAATTTCAAGGAAACGCAGATCACCGAGATGAAGCGGGGCGACCCCGTCGACATCAAGGTCGATGCCTTTCCCGAGCTTCACTTCCACGGCCATGTCGATTCGATTCAGCGCGGCGCGGGCCAGGCATTCGCCCTGCTCCCACCGCAAAACGCCACCGGCAATTTCGTAAAGGTGGTGCAACGCGTGCCCGTGCGCATCGAATTCGATCGCGAAGCGGGCGGTGCCGACTGGCGCAAATATCCCATCGGCCCCGGTATGTCCGCGGTCCCGACGGTGAAGGTGCGCTGA